A single Cyclopterus lumpus isolate fCycLum1 chromosome 15, fCycLum1.pri, whole genome shotgun sequence DNA region contains:
- the gins1 gene encoding DNA replication complex GINS protein PSF1 isoform X1, with protein MFCEKAVELIRELHRMTDGQLPAFNEDGLRQVLQEMEALYEQNQADVNEAKAEGRAELIPSIKLRHCCLLRNQRCLTAYLYDRLLRMRALRWEYGSVLPANVRFHMCAEEVQWFSQYKKSLASFMRSLGGGEGLDLTQDMKPPKSLYIEVRCLKDHGEFEIDDGTVILLKKNSQHFLPRWKCEQLIRQGVLEHVVS; from the exons ATGTTCTGCGAGAAAGCGGTCGAGTTAATCCGGGAGCTGCACCGGATGACCGACGGACAGCTGCCCGCTTTCAAC GAAGATGGACTCCGGCAGGTTCTCCAGGAGATGGAAGCGCTTTACGAGCAGAACCAGGCTGACGT TAACGAGGCGAAAGCTGAAGGTCGAGCTGAACTCATTCCCTCCATCAAACTACGTCACTGCTGCTTGTTGAGGAACCAACGCTGCCTCACCGCttacct CTACGACCGGCTGCTGAGGATGCGAGCTCTGCGTTGGGAGTACGGCAGCGTTCTGCCCGCCAACGTGCGCTTCCACATGTGTGCGGAGGAG GTGCAGTGGTTCAGCCAGTACAAGAAGTCTCTGGCCTCCTTCATGCGGTCTCTGGGGGGGGGCGAGGGTCTGGACCTCACGCAGGACATGAAGCCTCCAAAGAGTCTGTACATCGAG GTGAGGTGTTTAAAGGACCACGGAGAGTTCGAGATCGATGATGGAACGGTGATTCTGCTGAAGAAGAACAGTCAG CACTTCCTGCCGCGGTGGAAATGTGAGCAGCTGATTC GTCAGGGCGTCCTGGAGCACGTGGTGTCCTGA
- the gins1 gene encoding DNA replication complex GINS protein PSF1 isoform X2, translating to MFCEKAVELIRELHRMTDGQLPAFNEDGLRQVLQEMEALYEQNQADVNEAKAEGRAELIPSIKLRHCCLLRNQRCLTAYLYDRLLRMRALRWEYGSVLPANVRFHMCAEEVQWFSQYKKSLASFMRSLGGGEGLDLTQDMKPPKSLYIEVRCLKDHGEFEIDDGTVILLKKNSQHFLPRWKCEQLIRQGVLEHVVS from the exons ATGTTCTGCGAGAAAGCGGTCGAGTTAATCCGGGAGCTGCACCGGATGACCGACGGACAGCTGCCCGCTTTCAAC GAAGATGGACTCCGGCAGGTTCTCCAGGAGATGGAAGCGCTTTACGAGCAGAACCAGGCTGACGT TAACGAGGCGAAAGCTGAAGGTCGAGCTGAACTCATTCCCTCCATCAAACTACGTCACTGCTGCTTGTTGAGGAACCAACGCTGCCTCACCGCttacct CTACGACCGGCTGCTGAGGATGCGAGCTCTGCGTTGGGAGTACGGCAGCGTTCTGCCCGCCAACGTGCGCTTCCACATGTGTGCGGAGGAG GTGCAGTGGTTCAGCCAGTACAAGAAGTCTCTGGCCTCCTTCATGCGGTCTCTGGGGGGGGGCGAGGGTCTGGACCTCACGCAGGACATGAAGCCTCCAAAGAGTCTGTACATCGAG GTGAGGTGTTTAAAGGACCACGGAGAGTTCGAGATCGATGATGGAACGGTGATTCTGCTGAAGAAGAACAGTCAG CACTTCCTGCCGCGGTGGAAATGTGAGCAGCTGATTCGTCAGGGCGTCCTGGAGCACGTGGTGTCCTGA
- the abhd12 gene encoding lysophosphatidylserine lipase ABHD12 isoform X3, with protein sequence MRKRNNREDSDRDLKQRPGSGAAGPAAGREGGMGKPFRRLGLLGKMKKMMLWLLVVYVFIPFIVKLCPSIQAKLVFLNFVRMPYFIDLKRPLDLGLNHTRNLYLEPEAGLKIGVWHTTPALMWRAAEGKRGDWYDSTFSSSHPVILYLHGNAGTRGWGDSDGSPSEGGMTSDSLFVYDWLKRRVDDKTPLYIWGHSLGTGVATNLVRELCDKGSPPDALILESPFTNIREEARSHPFSMVYRYLPGFDWFFLDAITANNIRFASDENVNHISCPVLILHAEDDPVVPFQLGKKLYSEASQSQSLSGHKVQFVPFSSALAYKHKFIYRSPELPNILSDFFGSAADGRSHLKTHDLS encoded by the exons ATGAGAAAGCGGAATAACCGTGAGGACAGCGACCGGGACCTGAAGCAGCGGCCCGGCAGCGGAGCAGCGGGGCCCGCAGCGGGACGAGAGGGGGGCATGGGGAAACCGTTCAGGAG gttgGGTCTGCTggggaagatgaagaagatgatgctGTGGCTGCTGGTCGTCTACGTCTTCATTCCCTTTATCGTCAAGCTCTGTCCCTCCATCCAGGCCAAACTCGTCTTCCTCAACTTCG TGAGGATGCCGTACTTCATTGACCTGAAGAGACCTCTGGACCTGGGACTGAACCACACACGCAACCTGTATCTGGAGCCAGAGGCGGGGCTTAAGATCGGAgtctg gcacACAACCCCAGCTCTTATGTGGAGAGCAGCTGAGGGGAAACGAGGCGACTGGTACGACTCCAcctttagctcctcccacccTGTCATCCTCTATCTCCATGGAAACGCAGGGAccag agggtgGGGGGATTCAGATGGCTCTCCCTCAGAGGGGGGGATGACATCAGACTCTCTCTTTGTCTACGATTGGCTGAAACGACGCGTGGACGACAAAACGCCGCTTTACATCTGGGGACACTCTCTGGGAACGGG agttGCCACCAACCTGGTCAGAGAGCTGTGTGACAAAG GAAGTCCTCCTGATGCTCTGATCTTAGAGTCTCCGTTCACCAACATCAGAGAGGAGGCCAGGAGCCACCCCTTCTCCATG GTCTACAGGTACCTGCCCGGGTTTGATTGGTTTTTCCTGGACGCCATCACAGCCAACAACATCCGCTTCGCCAGCGATGAGAA TGTGAACCACATCTCCTGCCCCGTGTTGATCCTCCACGCTGAGGACGACCCCGTGGTTCCTTTCCAGCTGGGCAAAAAG ctctacAGCGAGGCCTCCCAGTCCCAGAGCCTCAGCGGGCACAAGGTGCAGTTCGTTCCCTTCTCCTCGGCTCTGGCCTACAAGCACAAGTTCATCTACAGGAGCCCCGAGCTGCCCAACATCCTCAG TGATTTCTTCGGCTCGGCAGCAGACGGGCGATCTCACCTGAAGACGCACGACCTATCATAA
- the abhd12 gene encoding lysophosphatidylserine lipase ABHD12 isoform X1, protein MRKRNNREDSDRDLKQRPGSGAAGPAAGREGGMGKPFRRLGLLGKMKKMMLWLLVVYVFIPFIVKLCPSIQAKLVFLNFVRMPYFIDLKRPLDLGLNHTRNLYLEPEAGLKIGVWHTTPALMWRAAEGKRGDWYDSTFSSSHPVILYLHGNAGTRGGDHRVQLYKVLSSFGYHVVTFDYRGWGDSDGSPSEGGMTSDSLFVYDWLKRRVDDKTPLYIWGHSLGTGVATNLVRELCDKGSPPDALILESPFTNIREEARSHPFSMVYRYLPGFDWFFLDAITANNIRFASDENVNHISCPVLILHAEDDPVVPFQLGKKLYSEASQSQSLSGHKVQFVPFSSALAYKHKFIYRSPELPNILSDFFGSAADGRSHLKTHDLS, encoded by the exons ATGAGAAAGCGGAATAACCGTGAGGACAGCGACCGGGACCTGAAGCAGCGGCCCGGCAGCGGAGCAGCGGGGCCCGCAGCGGGACGAGAGGGGGGCATGGGGAAACCGTTCAGGAG gttgGGTCTGCTggggaagatgaagaagatgatgctGTGGCTGCTGGTCGTCTACGTCTTCATTCCCTTTATCGTCAAGCTCTGTCCCTCCATCCAGGCCAAACTCGTCTTCCTCAACTTCG TGAGGATGCCGTACTTCATTGACCTGAAGAGACCTCTGGACCTGGGACTGAACCACACACGCAACCTGTATCTGGAGCCAGAGGCGGGGCTTAAGATCGGAgtctg gcacACAACCCCAGCTCTTATGTGGAGAGCAGCTGAGGGGAAACGAGGCGACTGGTACGACTCCAcctttagctcctcccacccTGTCATCCTCTATCTCCATGGAAACGCAGGGAccag AGGAGGAGACCACCGTGTTCAGCTGTACAAG GTCCTCAGTTCTTTTGGATATCACGTCGTCACGTTTGATTACAGAG ggtgGGGGGATTCAGATGGCTCTCCCTCAGAGGGGGGGATGACATCAGACTCTCTCTTTGTCTACGATTGGCTGAAACGACGCGTGGACGACAAAACGCCGCTTTACATCTGGGGACACTCTCTGGGAACGGG agttGCCACCAACCTGGTCAGAGAGCTGTGTGACAAAG GAAGTCCTCCTGATGCTCTGATCTTAGAGTCTCCGTTCACCAACATCAGAGAGGAGGCCAGGAGCCACCCCTTCTCCATG GTCTACAGGTACCTGCCCGGGTTTGATTGGTTTTTCCTGGACGCCATCACAGCCAACAACATCCGCTTCGCCAGCGATGAGAA TGTGAACCACATCTCCTGCCCCGTGTTGATCCTCCACGCTGAGGACGACCCCGTGGTTCCTTTCCAGCTGGGCAAAAAG ctctacAGCGAGGCCTCCCAGTCCCAGAGCCTCAGCGGGCACAAGGTGCAGTTCGTTCCCTTCTCCTCGGCTCTGGCCTACAAGCACAAGTTCATCTACAGGAGCCCCGAGCTGCCCAACATCCTCAG TGATTTCTTCGGCTCGGCAGCAGACGGGCGATCTCACCTGAAGACGCACGACCTATCATAA
- the abhd12 gene encoding lysophosphatidylserine lipase ABHD12 isoform X2, with amino-acid sequence MRKRNNREDSDRDLKQRPGSGAAGPAAGREGGMGKPFRRLGLLGKMKKMMLWLLVVYVFIPFIVKLCPSIQAKLVFLNFVRMPYFIDLKRPLDLGLNHTRNLYLEPEAGLKIGVWHTTPALMWRAAEGKRGDWYDSTFSSSHPVILYLHGNAGTRGGDHRVQLYKVLSSFGYHVVTFDYRGWGDSDGSPSEGGMTSDSLFVYDWLKRRVDDKTPLYIWGHSLGTGVATNLVRELCDKGSPPDALILESPFTNIREEARSHPFSMVYRYLPGFDWFFLDAITANNIRFASDENVNHISCPVLILHAEDDPVVPFQLGKKLYSEASQSQSLSGHKVQFVPFSSALAYKHKFIYRSPELPNILSTCSRTSFRSSLALHPRDQR; translated from the exons ATGAGAAAGCGGAATAACCGTGAGGACAGCGACCGGGACCTGAAGCAGCGGCCCGGCAGCGGAGCAGCGGGGCCCGCAGCGGGACGAGAGGGGGGCATGGGGAAACCGTTCAGGAG gttgGGTCTGCTggggaagatgaagaagatgatgctGTGGCTGCTGGTCGTCTACGTCTTCATTCCCTTTATCGTCAAGCTCTGTCCCTCCATCCAGGCCAAACTCGTCTTCCTCAACTTCG TGAGGATGCCGTACTTCATTGACCTGAAGAGACCTCTGGACCTGGGACTGAACCACACACGCAACCTGTATCTGGAGCCAGAGGCGGGGCTTAAGATCGGAgtctg gcacACAACCCCAGCTCTTATGTGGAGAGCAGCTGAGGGGAAACGAGGCGACTGGTACGACTCCAcctttagctcctcccacccTGTCATCCTCTATCTCCATGGAAACGCAGGGAccag AGGAGGAGACCACCGTGTTCAGCTGTACAAG GTCCTCAGTTCTTTTGGATATCACGTCGTCACGTTTGATTACAGAG ggtgGGGGGATTCAGATGGCTCTCCCTCAGAGGGGGGGATGACATCAGACTCTCTCTTTGTCTACGATTGGCTGAAACGACGCGTGGACGACAAAACGCCGCTTTACATCTGGGGACACTCTCTGGGAACGGG agttGCCACCAACCTGGTCAGAGAGCTGTGTGACAAAG GAAGTCCTCCTGATGCTCTGATCTTAGAGTCTCCGTTCACCAACATCAGAGAGGAGGCCAGGAGCCACCCCTTCTCCATG GTCTACAGGTACCTGCCCGGGTTTGATTGGTTTTTCCTGGACGCCATCACAGCCAACAACATCCGCTTCGCCAGCGATGAGAA TGTGAACCACATCTCCTGCCCCGTGTTGATCCTCCACGCTGAGGACGACCCCGTGGTTCCTTTCCAGCTGGGCAAAAAG ctctacAGCGAGGCCTCCCAGTCCCAGAGCCTCAGCGGGCACAAGGTGCAGTTCGTTCCCTTCTCCTCGGCTCTGGCCTACAAGCACAAGTTCATCTACAGGAGCCCCGAGCTGCCCAACATCCTCAG CACCTGCTCGCGCACCAGCTTCCGGAGCAGTCTGGCTTTACACCCAAGAGATCAACGATAG
- the LOC117744224 gene encoding barrier-to-autointegration factor-like — MSTTTQKHRDFVGEPMGDKSVTALSGIGEILGEKLAQQGFDKAYVVLGQFLLLKKDSEMFTEWLKDASGANSRQAGVCTQCLREWCDAFL; from the exons ATGTCGACCACGActcagaaacacagagactTTGTCGGCGAGCCGATGGGAGATAAATCGGTGACGGCTCTGTCGGGCATCGGGGAGATTCTGGGGGAGAAGCTGGCGCAGCAGGGCTTCGACAAG gccTACGTGGTGCTGGGTCAGTTCCTGCTGCTGAAGAAAGACTCTGAGATGTTCACCGAGTGGCTGAAAGACGCCAGCGGAGCGAACTCCCGTCAGGCCGGCGTCTGCACTCAGTGTCTGAGGGAGTGGTGTGATGCCTTCCTCTGA